From Carettochelys insculpta isolate YL-2023 chromosome 8, ASM3395843v1, whole genome shotgun sequence, a single genomic window includes:
- the DHRS9 gene encoding dehydrogenase/reductase SDR family member 9: MKMFIYIVIFSAIFYLWWTWRARDGQKIRDLTDKYIFITGCDSGFGNLAARTFDQKGFRVLASCLSQAGALELKAATSERLQTVLLDVTNPDNVKKVAEWIKAEVGSAGLWGLVNNAGIMGPCMPTDWLTIEHFRAPIEVNLIGLINVTLHLLPLIKKARGRLVNISSSGGRLAVSGGGYFPSKFGVEGFNDSLRRDMKAFGVEVSCIEPGLFKTALSDQKKIFQEREAIWNQLSPAIRKQYGEQYLYKDMAQKEKLVRRIQNTDLSPVVKCMDHALTSIHPRSRYIAGWDAKVLWIPLSHMPAAIQDYLLLRYKTQLADPTAG, from the exons ATGAAAATGTTTATCTACATAGTCATATTTTCAGCCATCTTCTATTTGTGGTGGACATGGAGGGCACGAGATGGGCAGAAGATTAGAGATCTCACAGACAAATATATATTCATCACTGGGTGTGACTCAGGATTTGGAAATCTGGCAGCAAGGACTTTTGATCAGAAAGGGTTTCGAGTTCTTGCTAGTTGTCTGAGTCAAGCGGGAGCACTGGAGCTAAAAGCGGCAACCTCAGAGCGGCTCCAAACAGTGCTGCTGGATGTGACTAATCCAGACAATGTGAAGAAGGTGGCTGAGTGGATTAAAGCCGAAGTGGGGTCAGCAG gtCTCTGGGGGCTGGTCAACAATGCAGGGATTATGGGACCCTGCATGCCAACAGACTGGTTGACTATTGAGCACTTCAGAGCACCAATTGAAGTTAATTTAATTGGCCTCATAAATGTTACACTACATTTGCTTCCCTTGATAAAAAAGGCCAGAGGGAGACTAGTAAACATATCCAGCAGTGGAGGTCGCCTGGCTGTGTCTGGGGGTGGCTATTTTCCTTCCAAGTTCGGGGTAGAAGGATTTAATGACAGTTTAAG ACGGGACATGAAAGCTTTCGGTGTTGAGGTTTCTTGCATTGAACCTGGGCTGTTCAAAACTGCACTATCTGATCAAAAAAAGATCTTCCAGGAAAGGGAAGCCATTTGGAATCAACTTTCTCCTGCCATTAGAAAACAATATGGAGAGCAGTATCTCTACAAAG ATATGGCCCAGAAAGAAAAGCTGGTTCGGAGGATTCAGAACACAGACTTGTCACCGGTTGTGAAATGCATGGACCATGCTCTAACAAGCATTCATCCTCGCTCACGTTACATTGCTGGCTGGGATGCTAAGGTTCTTTGGATCCCCCTTTCCCACATGCCCGCAGCAATACAGGACTATCTACTCCTGAGATACAAAACACAGTTGGCTGACCCAACTGCAGGGTGA